Genomic DNA from Vreelandella subglaciescola:
GCGGCACTGGTGGTCGCGGTCAAGGATCAGAGTAGCCGGAAGCACTTGCAGCAATAGCCGGAACGTTTATAGCAGCATTCAAGGAGGTGGCTATGGCCTGTCGTTTTCAGCATCGTATTACGCTTGCGCCGGGCGTGCGGTTAAACCGGAGCCAACGCGGTGTCAGTGTTGCTGTCCCGGGCCCTGAGGCGCATCCGCGTGCGGGTGAAACCCTTGATCTTGAGCTGACCATCGATGAGCAGGGCTACGTCAGCTACTTTTACGCTGATGGTAGGCCGGTGGGCGATGCTGATGCCCGCGCCGTTCGCCGCCACGGCGAAGACGCCATACATCAGCAGCTGCAAGCGCTGTGTGAGTGGCGCAATGCGGAGTTGGCGTGCCTGGGCGAGCTGCACCACGATACGCCCGTGCCGGCGGTTGCCGGCTATACGCCGCAGCCGTTTACCGATCCGCCGCCTGCTGCTCCAGCGCCACGTTCACCGGCGCTGTGGCACTGGCTCTGGCCGCCGGCCAAACGGCGTTTAGAGCAGGCAAACGTCCGGCGCCGCGCCGCGTTTGATGAAGGCTATCGCCAGTGGGAGTGGCGCAAGGCCAAGTTTGATGCTGACGAATTTTCCCGGGAGCAGCGCGAAGCGCAGGGCGTCTGGGATGATTTGGAGGCCATGGCGCAAACCCTGCACGAACGTCTGGCTGAAATAGCATGGCCGCGTGAAACGGTGATGGATTTTGACCTCGGCGCGGACGAGCGCACCATCGCGGTGGATATCGACCTGCCCGACGAAGACGAAATGCCCGACCGCGAATGGACGATGCCCGCCAAACGGCTGAAACTCACGCCCAAAAAAATCAGCGTAACGCGCCAACGCAAGCTGTATCGCGATCACGTTCACGGCCTTGCCTTTCGCGTGCTGGGGGCGGTATTCGCCCGTCTGCCGGCGGTGCAGGAGGCGCGTATTTCCGGCTATCGCCAAGTGGTGGATGCGGCGACCGGCGACGTGCGCGATCAGTATCTGTACAGCATCAAGGTGACCCGCGAGCGCTGGGAGCGTATTCACTTTGATGCGCTGGATCAGGTGGATCCGGTCGCAGCGTCCGAGGCGTTTACCCTGCGCCGCGACATGACCAAAACCGGCATTTTCCGCGATATCGAGCCGTTCAAGCTGGTGTGAAGATGCTTACTGCAGGATTTTTTCGAGATCCGAAATAAGCGCGGCGTCGGAATCCGTGTCGCGGGTGAGAAAGCCCGGCTCGCCCTCGCGGTCAAAGGCGAGCACGGCGCTTGAGTGGGTCACGGCGTAGTTGCCGCTGGCATCCTTGTCGCCGTAGCTATAGTTCACGCGGTAGCGATTGGTCACGGCGTCAACCTCCGCTTTGCTGCCCGTCAGCCCGATGAACTGGGGACCAAAGGCGTCGGTGTATTCCTTGAGCACGCGGGGGCTGTCTCGGCCTGGATCAACCGAAATAAACAGCACCTGCAGGTCATTGCGCACGCTTTCATCGAGCTGGCGGGTGACGGAGGCCAAGTGTGCAAGGATCGTCGGGCAGATATCCGGGCAGTGGGTGTAGCCAAAGAAAACCAGCGCCGGCTTGCCGAGATAGTCGCTTTCATCCACGGCCTGGCCGTTTTCATCGGTCAGCGCAATATCCAGCGGCGGTACCCGCTCGGCAATATCGGTGGTGCGCCAGCGCTCATCGCTGCAGCCGGCAAGCCAGAGTGAAACGGCGAGCACGGCGAGTAACGGAAAAAGCCGCTTGAGCATAGTTACGTTGAACATGGTCAGATGGAACATAGCCAAATCCCCCGATGCGGCTTACTGGGCGGCCGGTGAGACGACATCAAACGTCACGGGTAGCGGGTCGTGCGCTTTGAACGTAAACGTAACGTCCACGCTGTCACCCACCGCCAGCGCTTTCGTGCGCTGCATGAACATCAAATGATGCCCTTTGGGCGCGAAGGTAAAATCCTCCCCCGGGTCGATATCGACTCTTTCCACCCTGTGCATCTTCGCCATGCCGTCTTCTTCGGTGCTGACGTGCATCATGACCTTACTGAACGCCTCGCTGCCGGCGCCCGTCAGGGTCACGGCAGAATCGCCCCTGTTGTGCAGGGTGAAATAGCCGGCGCCCGGAAGATCACCGGGTAACAGCCGCAGCCTTGCGTCGGTCACCTCCAGGTCAGCAGCGACGGCGCTACCGGTGGAAAGTAGCAGGGTGGAGAGGCTCCAGAAGAGCGTGCGTTTTAGCGTCAGCATATGTCGTGTACCTGAGGGGTGGGCGTCCGTACGTGGCGGCAGCGTTTACTGGGTATCTCGGCAGATAGCCGACAGGCTGCAGTTCGAGGTAAAGGCCTGGGCGTTCACGTCACGCACAATCTTGTGGTTGATCGTATCGTAGAAAAACGACGCATAGCCGTCATCCGCACCTATCGCACGGTAAGAGCCGCAAATGCCGTAACCGTACTGTACTTCTTGCAGGTTTCTCAGCTCGAACAGGCGGGAGGCGGGTATTTGATCGGCCAGCGCCCGTTGAATATCAGCGTCAACGCCGCTATCCGACATGGCATCACTACCAAAGATCAGTGCGCCAAGTGCGGCACTTGCCATCACGGGGATAACCAGCAAGAACATGAAGGGACGAGATAGTTTCATAGGGTAATTTTACGACCAGCCTGCTGCAGGAACAATGGCGTGCGGCATTTTAGCGCCGGACATTTATCTGATGCGTACATTCGACGCCCGACGGATTGGGTTCTAGGCTGGTCTACATAGGCAGGAACCGCCGCTTGTGTTGGCCGTGGTGCCAGCGTTTGGCAGCGTGATGGTGCGTTCGTTCTCTCTACGATAAGGAAAATAATGATGGAGAAACTTGCACGCAAGCTGGGATTGAAGACTGACCCTACGATTTTTTTTGTATCAGCCGGCATCATGGTGGTCTTTCTCATCACCTTGCTGTTAATTCCCGAAGCCATTGAGAAGGCTTTTGGGGCCGGGCGTCTCTGGATCGTGACCAACCTTGGCTGGTTTTTCATCTTCGGCGTGACCAGCTGGGTGGTGTTCCTGCTGTGGGTGGCAATGAGCCGTTACGGCGCCATCCGGCTGGGCGGCAACGACGCCAAACCGGATTACGGTAATATTTCGTGGTTTACCATGCTGTTTGCCGGGGGTATCGGTACCGTACTGATGTTCTGGGGCGTGGCGGAACCCGTGTCGCATTTTTCCAACCCGCCGCGTCCGGACGTAGACGCCTTTACCGTGGCGGCCGCCGATGACGCCATCGGCTTTGCTATCTATCATCTGGGTTTACACACCTGGGCGATCTTTACGTTGCCCGGGCTCGCGTTTGCCTATTTTATTTACCGCTATAAGCTGCCGATGCGCTACAGCTCGGTGTTTTATCCCCTGATTGGCGACCGTATCTACGGCCCGCTGGGCAAGACGCTGGATGTTTTTGCCGTGCTCGGCACGCTGTTCGGGGTGGCCGTTTCCATCGGCCTGGGTACCCAGCAGATCAACGCTGGGCTGAACGAGCTGTTCGATATTCCTGATGCGGTAATGCCCAAGGTCGTCATCATTGCGCTTCTGACTACGGTGGCGGTGGGGTCGATTGTTGCCGGGCTGGACGCCGGCATTAAGCTGTTGTCCAACGTCAACATTGCCATGGCCGTCGGGCTCATGCTGTTCGTGTTGTTCACCGGCTCCACGGTGTTCTTGCTGCGTGCCACCATCGAGACCTTCGGGCTGTATATCTCCAACATTGTGCCGATGGCGTTCTGGAACGATACGCTGGCGCAGTATCAGCAGGAAAGCGGCAGTTGGGGCTGGCAGGGCGACTGGACCGTGTTCTATTGGGCCTGGACCGTCACCTGGTCGCCGTTCATCGGGATTTTCGTGGCGCGTATTTCTCGTGGTCGCACCATTCGTGAGTTTGTGCTGGGCGTGCTGTTTGCACCATCAATCTTTACGCTGGTCTGGTTTTCCATTTTTGGCTGGTCGGCGATGGAGATTGACGGTATCGGTGCGGATGCCCGTGCCGCTCTGGGCGAGCAGGCCGGTGCGCTTTCTGCCGCCGTGGCGGACAGTGTTCCGCTGGCCATGTTTGCCTTCTTTGATCACTTCCCCTTCGCCACCATCATCCAGGGTCTGGCGGTGCTGATCGTCGCCATCTTCTTTGCCACGTCGTCGGACTCGGCCTCGCTGGTGGTCGATATGCTTTGTACCGGCACACCGGATCCCGGCCCGGTTCGTCAGCGTCTGTTCTGGGGCATCTCGGAAGGGGTGCTGGCCGCCATGCTGATCGTACTGGCGGGCGACACCGGCCTGTTGGCGCTGCAGCAGGTGATTACCGTGATTGGCCTGCCCATCTTTATCCTGGCGTTTATCATGATGATCGGCCTTTACCGCGGGCTGAGACAGGAAGACGTTCAGAAGGCCGCTGTGGGTGAGCTGCCTCGTACGGAAGACTTATAACGATTTATATTGGTAGCCAGGCGCCTGTGTTCAAAGCAGGCGCCTATATGCCCTCACCGCAAACGTATTCGTACCTACCAAGCCGATAATCTAAGCTGGGCCAGCCGGAATGATGATGCTTGACCTGCGGGTAGCCCGCAGGTTGTAAGCTCCATCAGGACAGTCATCTCGGCGCCGCTCGCCACAGAGTCAACGGCGCTGGGCCGATAAAAGCATTATTAGGGAGATACGCCATGCGACGCGCATTCACACCGCTGCTTCTGGCCGGACTAACCACGCTGGGCGCTACCGCGGCTCAAGCCGCGCTGCCGGAAACGGCGACGCTGTACAAGAATCCTCAATGCATGTGCTGCGACGGCTACGCCCGCCATCTGGAAGAGCAGGGCGTTGACGTGACCGTGGTCAGCGACGTCGAGATGGGCCGCGTCAAGCGCCAGGCCGGCGTCCCCTACGGCATGGGATCCTGCCATACGGTAAAAGTCGGTGATTACTGGATTGAAGGCCACGTGCCGCTGGCCGCCCTTGAGGCCTTTTTCGCGGACACGCCGGACGCGGCGGGTATCGGCCTTGCCGGTATGCCCATCGGCACGCCGGGGATGCCGGGGGCCAAGCAGGAGCCCTACAGCGTATATACCTTCAGCGACCATGAGGCGACGCCTTACATGACCCTTTAACGGGCTTTTCGCCTGCGGGGTCGCTGTACTTTTATCAGCGTTGCATTTGGAACTTGAGACCGCCCTCGTTTACCGTACCTGTTGTACGGCGTCAGTAAGCTGGCTAATAAGTCCGTGGTTACACATAAGCTAAACGAGGTGCACGTATCATGTCGAAAACGACTATCGCCATGCTGGTGGGAAGTTTGCGCGAAGGCTCGCTTAATGCGCGGCTGGCGCGAGCGGTCGAGAAACTCTCGCCGGAAACGATCGCTTTCGAGTGGGTGGATATAGGCAGCATGCCGTTTTATAACGGTGACCTGGAAGGTCAGCGCCCTGAGTCGGTGACGGCCTTTACGGCGGCCATCAAGCGCGCTGATGGCGTGTGCATGGTAACGCCCGAGTACAACCGCTCGATTTCAGCGGTGTTGAAAAACGCCATCGACTGGGGCTCCAAGCCAGTGGACGACAACGTCTGGCGTGATAAGCCGATCGGCATGGCGGGTACTTCACCCGGTGCGCTGGGAACCGCACTGGCACAGCAGCATCTGCGCCAGATCCTGGCCATTCAGGGCGCGTACGTGATGCCGGGAGAAGTCTACTTAAGCTTCAAGCCCAATACGCTGATTACCCCCACCGGCGAGATCACCGAAGACAGCGTGGAAGAGTTTGTCGGTGATTTTGCCCAACGCCTTGCCGCCTACGTTGAAAACCACGCGACCTCTTTAGCCAGCCGCCCGGAACGGGTGTAGGCGAACGTTCAGAAGCGTATTTAGACGTGTATTCAGAAGCGTATTCAGGCAACTGCGCAGGAGAACATGATGAGTCAACGTATTTTAATCGTGCTGACGTCTCACGATCAGCTGGGTGACACGGGCAAGAAAACCGGTTTCTGGCTGGAAGAGCTGGCGGCACCTTACTATGTGTTTCAACACGCCGGGGCCGAGATAACGCTGGCTTCGCCGGCCGGCGGCCAGCCGCCGCTCGACCCGGCCAGTGACGCTGAAGATGGCCAGACGGATGCCACGCGACGCTTCAAGCAGGATAAGCAGGCGCAGGCAGCGCTTGGCGCAACGCACCGTTTGGCCGACATGCAGGCGGACGATTTTGACGGGGTGTTTTACCCCGGCGGCCACGGCCCGCTGTGGGACCTGGCTAATGACGTCGATTCCCGCCGTCTGATTGAAGCCTTTATGGCCCAGGGAAAACCGGTCGCAAGCGTATGCCATGCGCCGATCGTGCTGGTTCATGCGCGGGACGCTGACGGCGAGCCGCTGGTGAAAAACCGCGAGGTCACCGGCTTTACCAACGGCGAAGAAGACGCCGTGGGCCTGACCGACGTGGTGCCGCAGCTGGTGGAAGACGCGCTGGTGCAGCAGGGTGCCCACTACAGCAAAGCCGAGGATTTTGCGTCTTACGTGCGCGTTGATGGCCAGCTGATTACCGGGCAGAACCCGCCGTCTTCCGCGGCCACCGCCGAGGCGCTGATGGCCTGGTTCTAAACCGGCGCCACGACGAGCCCTGCAGCGTTGCTGCAGGGCTTTTTTTCAGGTTTTTTTCAGGTTTTTTTTCGGGGCTTCTTTCTCAGGGCTTCTTTCTCAGGGCTATGACTTTTCGCCTTCCGGCTTGTCGCTGCCCTGATGGGCAAGCGGCGTGGCGTTATCGAGCCGCGGGTGGTTGTCCAGAAACTCACGCTCAAGGTTGGGGATTTTGTCTAGCGCCTGAATGGTGTAGGTCAGCGCGTGAATCGCGGCGAGCACGTCCTGGGTATTGCCGGTTTCCGAGATGGTGTGCATGTTGCGGATGGGAAAGCCGATAGAGGTGGCCGCACAGTCAACGCTGGCGAGTACACCAGCCATGCCATCGGTGCCGGTATCCACGCCGACAATGTCGCGCTGCAAGGGAATGTCATGCTCGCCTGCCGCCTGTGCAATCACGCGGTTGAGCTGCTCGCTGGCGATCGAGCCGACCGACATGGTGAAGCCCTTGCCCATTTCCAGCGGCTGCATGCGCTTGTCGCCAATGCCGGGGGCGGCCACGTAGTCGTGATTGACGTCGACGCCAATCAGCGCGTCGGGCTTTAGTTCGCCGGCGAGTACCCGGCTGCCAAAGCGACCGATTTCTTCGTAGCTGGCGATGGCAAACATCACCCGGACCTGCTCGGTGCCGCCGGCCTCGGCGATCAGCCGGGCTATCTCGGCGGTGACAAAGCAGCCCAGGCCGTTATCCAGATAGGCCCCGTAAAACGTATCCGGGCTAAAGCCTGCGCGGATGGGTCGGTCGAAAATAATCGAGTCGCCGGGGCGCACGCCCAGGTTTTCCACCTGCTGTTTTTTGTTCTCGCCGTGGATCTGCAGATCCAGATAGATCTGCTCTTTCTTGAGGCCTTTATCGCCGGTGCGCATGGCTGGGTCGGAGAAGTGGATCGCCCCCAGCGCTTCCACCGTGCCGCCCTCAAGGCAGCGGTACTGGCCGTGCTGCTTGGGGTCTTCGCTGAACAGTTTGACTTCGTGGCCAATCAGCACCGTGGGCAAAAAGGAGTCGGTGTTGATCCAGATCTTGCCGTCGTCGCCGATGGAGCGCACCTGCATGCGGATCTTGTCAGCATGGCCGATCAGCATCAGCTTGAACATGTCGTCGCGGCCCGGGTGGGTGTCGAGCACGACGCCGGCGTTGCCCTTGAACTGGTGCAGGTGCCAGCCGTCGGGGGCGAAGCGTTCAAACTGCGGCTTGAGCACGCCATAAGTCATGGCGGCTTCCAGACCCACGGGGCTGGGTGCGGCAAGAATGT
This window encodes:
- a CDS encoding DUF4236 domain-containing protein — translated: MACRFQHRITLAPGVRLNRSQRGVSVAVPGPEAHPRAGETLDLELTIDEQGYVSYFYADGRPVGDADARAVRRHGEDAIHQQLQALCEWRNAELACLGELHHDTPVPAVAGYTPQPFTDPPPAAPAPRSPALWHWLWPPAKRRLEQANVRRRAAFDEGYRQWEWRKAKFDADEFSREQREAQGVWDDLEAMAQTLHERLAEIAWPRETVMDFDLGADERTIAVDIDLPDEDEMPDREWTMPAKRLKLTPKKISVTRQRKLYRDHVHGLAFRVLGAVFARLPAVQEARISGYRQVVDAATGDVRDQYLYSIKVTRERWERIHFDALDQVDPVAASEAFTLRRDMTKTGIFRDIEPFKLV
- a CDS encoding SCO family protein; this encodes MFHLTMFNVTMLKRLFPLLAVLAVSLWLAGCSDERWRTTDIAERVPPLDIALTDENGQAVDESDYLGKPALVFFGYTHCPDICPTILAHLASVTRQLDESVRNDLQVLFISVDPGRDSPRVLKEYTDAFGPQFIGLTGSKAEVDAVTNRYRVNYSYGDKDASGNYAVTHSSAVLAFDREGEPGFLTRDTDSDAALISDLEKILQ
- a CDS encoding copper chaperone PCu(A)C codes for the protein MLTLKRTLFWSLSTLLLSTGSAVAADLEVTDARLRLLPGDLPGAGYFTLHNRGDSAVTLTGAGSEAFSKVMMHVSTEEDGMAKMHRVERVDIDPGEDFTFAPKGHHLMFMQRTKALAVGDSVDVTFTFKAHDPLPVTFDVVSPAAQ
- a CDS encoding BCCT family transporter; protein product: MEKLARKLGLKTDPTIFFVSAGIMVVFLITLLLIPEAIEKAFGAGRLWIVTNLGWFFIFGVTSWVVFLLWVAMSRYGAIRLGGNDAKPDYGNISWFTMLFAGGIGTVLMFWGVAEPVSHFSNPPRPDVDAFTVAAADDAIGFAIYHLGLHTWAIFTLPGLAFAYFIYRYKLPMRYSSVFYPLIGDRIYGPLGKTLDVFAVLGTLFGVAVSIGLGTQQINAGLNELFDIPDAVMPKVVIIALLTTVAVGSIVAGLDAGIKLLSNVNIAMAVGLMLFVLFTGSTVFLLRATIETFGLYISNIVPMAFWNDTLAQYQQESGSWGWQGDWTVFYWAWTVTWSPFIGIFVARISRGRTIREFVLGVLFAPSIFTLVWFSIFGWSAMEIDGIGADARAALGEQAGALSAAVADSVPLAMFAFFDHFPFATIIQGLAVLIVAIFFATSSDSASLVVDMLCTGTPDPGPVRQRLFWGISEGVLAAMLIVLAGDTGLLALQQVITVIGLPIFILAFIMMIGLYRGLRQEDVQKAAVGELPRTEDL
- a CDS encoding DUF411 domain-containing protein; translation: MRRAFTPLLLAGLTTLGATAAQAALPETATLYKNPQCMCCDGYARHLEEQGVDVTVVSDVEMGRVKRQAGVPYGMGSCHTVKVGDYWIEGHVPLAALEAFFADTPDAAGIGLAGMPIGTPGMPGAKQEPYSVYTFSDHEATPYMTL
- a CDS encoding NADPH-dependent FMN reductase, coding for MSKTTIAMLVGSLREGSLNARLARAVEKLSPETIAFEWVDIGSMPFYNGDLEGQRPESVTAFTAAIKRADGVCMVTPEYNRSISAVLKNAIDWGSKPVDDNVWRDKPIGMAGTSPGALGTALAQQHLRQILAIQGAYVMPGEVYLSFKPNTLITPTGEITEDSVEEFVGDFAQRLAAYVENHATSLASRPERV
- a CDS encoding type 1 glutamine amidotransferase domain-containing protein yields the protein MSQRILIVLTSHDQLGDTGKKTGFWLEELAAPYYVFQHAGAEITLASPAGGQPPLDPASDAEDGQTDATRRFKQDKQAQAALGATHRLADMQADDFDGVFYPGGHGPLWDLANDVDSRRLIEAFMAQGKPVASVCHAPIVLVHARDADGEPLVKNREVTGFTNGEEDAVGLTDVVPQLVEDALVQQGAHYSKAEDFASYVRVDGQLITGQNPPSSAATAEALMAWF
- a CDS encoding M20/M25/M40 family metallo-hydrolase, which translates into the protein MSETQVPWKQTMPTAQFSLMRDILAAPSPVGLEAAMTYGVLKPQFERFAPDGWHLHQFKGNAGVVLDTHPGRDDMFKLMLIGHADKIRMQVRSIGDDGKIWINTDSFLPTVLIGHEVKLFSEDPKQHGQYRCLEGGTVEALGAIHFSDPAMRTGDKGLKKEQIYLDLQIHGENKKQQVENLGVRPGDSIIFDRPIRAGFSPDTFYGAYLDNGLGCFVTAEIARLIAEAGGTEQVRVMFAIASYEEIGRFGSRVLAGELKPDALIGVDVNHDYVAAPGIGDKRMQPLEMGKGFTMSVGSIASEQLNRVIAQAAGEHDIPLQRDIVGVDTGTDGMAGVLASVDCAATSIGFPIRNMHTISETGNTQDVLAAIHALTYTIQALDKIPNLEREFLDNHPRLDNATPLAHQGSDKPEGEKS